Proteins from a single region of Akkermansiaceae bacterium:
- a CDS encoding TIGR00730 family Rossman fold protein has product MKPKAPQNPQPPAVSEEEIRQQEVFELESPDRTWLSGPRSRWRDAMTLFHVCRDFIRAFRTLHFAGPCVTIFGSARTPVGSDFYNMAVEMGAACARLGFTTMTGGGPGIMEAGNKGAYEAGGCSIGVNIELPFEQHLNPYVHRSVTMRYFFTRKTILVKYSYAFIVLPGGFGSLDEMFETLTLIQTGKLRNFPLILMGKDYWKPLMELVYHMAEEGTISPGDPDLIFVTDDVEDAAAHLQRHAVRQFGLRRKAVPRAIKILGEKPVES; this is encoded by the coding sequence ATGAAACCAAAGGCTCCCCAGAACCCCCAGCCCCCGGCCGTCAGCGAGGAAGAGATCCGCCAGCAGGAAGTCTTCGAGCTGGAGTCGCCTGACCGCACCTGGCTTTCCGGGCCGCGCTCACGCTGGCGTGATGCGATGACACTTTTCCACGTTTGCAGGGATTTCATCCGCGCGTTCCGCACGCTCCATTTCGCGGGGCCGTGTGTCACCATCTTCGGCTCCGCGAGGACGCCGGTCGGTTCTGACTTTTATAACATGGCGGTGGAAATGGGGGCGGCCTGTGCCCGTCTCGGCTTCACCACCATGACCGGCGGCGGCCCCGGTATCATGGAAGCGGGGAACAAGGGCGCCTATGAGGCGGGCGGTTGTTCCATCGGTGTGAACATCGAACTTCCCTTCGAGCAGCACCTGAATCCCTACGTCCACCGTTCGGTCACGATGCGCTATTTCTTCACCCGGAAGACCATCCTGGTGAAGTACTCCTACGCCTTCATCGTGCTGCCGGGTGGTTTCGGCTCTCTGGATGAGATGTTCGAGACCCTCACGCTGATCCAGACGGGCAAGCTGAGGAACTTCCCGCTCATCCTGATGGGCAAGGACTACTGGAAGCCGCTGATGGAACTGGTCTATCACATGGCGGAGGAAGGCACCATCAGCCCCGGGGATCCGGATCTGATCTTCGTCACCGACGACGTCGAAGATGCCGCCGCCCACCTCCAGCGCCATGCCGTCCGCCAGTTCGGCCTGCGCCGGAAAGCGGTCCCGAGAGCCATCAAGATCCTCGGCGAGAAGCCGGTGGAGAGTTGA
- a CDS encoding PIN domain-containing protein, producing MRVFPDTSLLCALYRRQVNSPEAIAFMERHAAALPVSGLLLLEFRQSVRLQTRLFSLDRRKGFPESEGARMLRDLQSDLTDGILKIEGVDWAVVYRIAETLSSAHTRGSGNRLVDILHVATALHLGAEEFLTFDANQKALAESEGMSVPFQAFGRK from the coding sequence ATGAGAGTCTTTCCAGATACCTCCCTGCTTTGCGCCCTCTACCGCAGGCAGGTGAACAGTCCTGAAGCCATCGCATTCATGGAACGGCATGCCGCCGCGCTTCCGGTTTCAGGGTTGCTGCTGCTGGAGTTCCGGCAGTCCGTCCGGTTGCAGACCAGGTTGTTTTCCTTGGACCGCCGGAAAGGGTTCCCGGAGAGCGAAGGGGCGCGGATGTTGCGGGACCTCCAGTCCGACCTGACGGACGGCATTCTGAAAATCGAGGGGGTGGACTGGGCGGTGGTGTACCGGATTGCCGAGACCCTCAGCAGTGCCCATACCCGCGGGAGCGGGAACCGGCTTGTGGATATCCTCCATGTGGCGACGGCCCTGCACCTCGGCGCGGAGGAGTTCCTGACCTTTGATGCCAACCAGAAGGCGCTCGCCGAGTCTGAGGGGATGAGTGTCCCGTTTCAGGCTTTCGGCAGGAAATAA
- a CDS encoding uracil-DNA glycosylase, translated as MPLDVSRPVDLLIEFLRSEQERGVSHIHLDDEARDGLRELFERARAGKKAAAPAASVTAPAVMEHFNLEPEAPALRASPVPGVLVAEGISREERLASLRSQAESWPAARSLGTLRDTMVFAVGNPAARLMLVGEAPGYQEEKEREPFVGPAGQKLNDILKAMGLRREEVYISNIVKFRPALPKQTTNNRKPTPEEMASCMPFVRAEIDIIKPECIIALGGTAAEGLLGLQGAVTGMRGKWHDLGGIPARVTYHPSYLLQSGATGNAKRLLWEDMLAVMEKMGLPISEKQRGYFLPKA; from the coding sequence ATGCCTCTGGACGTGTCGCGCCCCGTCGATCTTCTCATCGAGTTCCTCCGTTCCGAACAGGAACGGGGCGTGTCCCACATCCATCTGGACGACGAGGCTCGCGATGGCCTGCGGGAGCTTTTCGAGCGGGCACGCGCGGGAAAAAAGGCGGCTGCCCCAGCGGCCTCTGTCACCGCCCCTGCCGTGATGGAACATTTCAATCTGGAGCCGGAAGCCCCGGCCCTGCGTGCCTCTCCGGTTCCCGGGGTTCTGGTGGCCGAAGGCATTTCCCGCGAGGAACGGCTCGCGTCCCTGCGCAGCCAGGCGGAGTCCTGGCCGGCGGCGCGTTCGCTGGGCACGCTGAGGGACACCATGGTGTTCGCCGTGGGAAATCCCGCCGCGCGGCTGATGCTGGTGGGTGAGGCCCCTGGCTATCAGGAGGAAAAGGAGCGCGAACCCTTCGTCGGACCCGCCGGACAGAAGCTGAATGACATCCTCAAGGCCATGGGCCTCCGGCGTGAGGAGGTCTATATCTCGAACATCGTCAAATTCCGCCCGGCGCTGCCGAAGCAGACGACCAACAACCGGAAACCGACTCCGGAGGAAATGGCTTCCTGCATGCCTTTCGTCCGCGCGGAAATCGACATCATCAAGCCGGAATGCATCATCGCCCTCGGCGGCACCGCGGCGGAAGGCCTGCTGGGCCTCCAAGGGGCCGTCACCGGCATGCGCGGAAAATGGCACGACCTGGGCGGCATCCCCGCCCGCGTCACCTACCATCCCAGCTACCTGCTCCAGAGCGGAGCCACCGGCAACGCGAAGCGCCTGCTGTGGGAGGACATGCTGGCGGTGATGGAAAAAATGGGCCTGCCCATCTCGGAAAAGCAGCGGGGTTATTTCCTGCCGAAAGCCTGA